In one window of Macadamia integrifolia cultivar HAES 741 chromosome 2, SCU_Mint_v3, whole genome shotgun sequence DNA:
- the LOC122071282 gene encoding uncharacterized protein LOC122071282 isoform X1, whose product MPAAKLRGFSSPDTMMSEQKGGKPEEGNDSLDNFIRQAIGKEPFLSFSRAGDSPVQWIQLLHALDQQGTNKLSKGPKVNNTIEGKKHHLEHCNGVGSYSYDTSGIKDSVHPIKRSGVPVEGTKSASEHLQTLKIPEAVVAFAQAAARANGEPEKYLPGWPLLSPSKVPMQKCEKCSREFCSPINYRRHIRVHRRSLNIDKDSPKNRDILGAFWDKLSLDDAKEIVSFKNVMLEEVPGSSIIRALTSLVRKPGFSSLPQVHVKAGAALLDVVQGRPSRFPISSQELFSILDDASEKTFLCAGTALSLQKFVFDGEAAKIGLEMKNLVACTSFLVEQKLVIAWLADKDAEALRCQKLLVEEEEAAQRRQAELLERRRLKKLRQKEQKSRDQTDGDKEDSRDGSPDNLDEIVSSTGKINQEAAFDIHSQEGQIDPVLPYLEPVRHLKPDVEADIGGQTGFTDPDIEMGYGDVSTANCQNVDQKTQQGGSRRQPIVARRQLLKPQRNISNGLHSGQNVLKSGGVQKHGVYRDQRTASLANGHKVWTRKTKSEAEGEVLNSRLQRELVDQSDQNDNCEVLIGSISVTLGDCGSQRQGETATAAVDQCTAEPPPKRSHILEKLIKADSCQGGTNRLMVKLWRPVGRYEAGGSTNIQGDKREDEADMISCPFTNRNPSSESYLSHGVMNDSSSGSRNDSPMLLEDNADSRGLTLFSSRAAEAFLAQRWKEAIASDHVKLVLCLENEPSGCLENHDDALPPAQFVSNGCERSILGNAENRLVGVGLEPSTTGAAKTKFKGKPEKGYRLKYIPKQRNCT is encoded by the exons ATGCCAGCAGCAAAATTAAGGGGATTTAGCTCTCCAGATACGATGATGTCTGAGCAGAAAGGAGGGAAACCAGAGGAAGGAAATGATTCCCTTGACAATTTTATCAGACAAGCAATAGGAAAAgaaccatttctttctttttcaagggCTGGTGACAGCCCAGTCCAGTGGATTCAGTTACTTCACGCTTTAGACCAGCAAGGTACTAACAAGCTCTCTAAAGGTCCAAAGGTTAACAACACGATAGAAGGGAAGAAGCATCATTTGGAGCATTGTAATGGTGTTGGTTCATATTCGTACGATACTAGTGGGATTAAGGATTCTGTTCACCCTATAAAACGCAGTGGAGTTCCTGTAGAAGGGACGAAAAGTGCGTCTGAACACTTGCAAACTCTTAAAATCCCCGAGGCTGTTGTTGCCTTTGCTCAGGCAGCTGCTAGGGCCAATGGTGAGCCTGAAAAAT ATCTTCCAGGATGGCCCTTGTTGTCTCCTTCTAAGGTGCCGATGCAAAAATGTGAAAAGTGTTCCCGGGAATTCTGTTCGCCCATCAACTACCGAAGGCATATACGCGTGCACCGCCGGTCTTTGAACATTGATAAG GATTCTCCCAAAAATAGAGATATCTTGGGTGCATTTTGGGATAAG ctctccttggatgatgccaaagAAATAGTTTCATTCAAGAATGTGATGCTGGAG GAAGTTCCTGGATCTTCAATTATAAGAGCACTGACATCACTTGTCCGGAAACCGGGGTTTTCTTCACTGCCGCAAGTTCATGTAAAGGCTGGTGCAGCACTTCTG GATGTCGTCCAAGGTAGACCGTCCAGGTTTCCTATATCTTCTCAAGAACTGTTCAGTATACTAGATGATGCAAGTGAAAAGACCTTCTTGTGTGCTGGCACAGCTTTGTCCCTGCAAAAATTTGTATTTGATGGAGAAGCTGCAAAGATTGGTCTTGAGATGAAGAATTTAGTTGCTTGCACTAGTTTCCTGGTGGAACAGAAActg GTTATAGCATGGCTTGCTGATAAGGATGCAGAAGCCTTGAGGTGTCAGAAATTACTTGTGGAGGAAGAGGAAGCTGCTCAGAGAAG GCAAGCTGAACTCTTGGAAAGGAGGCGGCTGAAGAAGCTTAGACAGAAGGAGCAGAAATCAAGGGATCAAACTGATGGGGACAAGGAAGATTCTAGGGATGGTTCCCCGGATAACTTGGATGAAATAGTTTCTTCCACAGGAAAGATCAACCAGGAGGCGGCCTTTGACATCCATTCTCAGGAAGGACAGATAGATCCTGTTTTGCCTTACCTTGAGCCGGTTCGACATCTAAAGCCTGATGTGGAAGCAGACATAGGAGGTCAGACCGGATTTACTGATCCCGACATTGAGATGGGTTATGGAGACGTGAGTACAGCCAATTGTCAGAATGTTGACCAGAAAACGCAGCAGGGGGGTAGCAGGCGGCAACCAATTGTTGCTAGAAGGCAGCTTCTGAAGCCACAAAGGAACATTTCAAATGGTTTGCATTCAGGCCAAAATGTATTGAAATCAGGAGGGGTGCAGAAGCATGGGGTTTACAGGGACCAGAGAACTGCTTCTTTGGCCAATGGTCATAAAGTATGGACTCGGAAAACCAAGTCCGAAGCTGAAGGAGAGGTTTTGAATTCAAGACTACAAAGAGAGTTGGTAGATCAGTCAGATCAAAACGATAACTGTGAGGTATTGATAGGTTCCATCTCTGTCACACTTGGAGATTGTGGTAGCCAGCGTCAGGGTGAAACTGCGACTGCTGCTGTTGATCAGTGTACAGCAGAACCACCACCAAAGCGGAGCCACATCCTAGAGAAGCTGATCAAGGCCGATTCATGTCAAGGGGGCACCAACCGTCTGATGGTCAAGCTTTGGAGGCCAGTTGGAAGGTATGAAGCTGGGGGTTCCACAAATATTCAAGGTGATAAGAGAGAAGATGAAGCAGACATGATTTCCTGCCCATTCACGAACAGAAATCCCTCCAGTGAGAGTTACCTCAGCCATGGTGTGATGAATGATAGTAGCTCCGGGAGTAGGAATGATTCTCCCATGCTGCTGGAAGATAATGCAGATTCTAGAGGGCTGACGTTGTTCTCCAGTCGTGCCGCAGAAGCTTTTCTTGCTCAGA GATGGAAGGAGGCGATTGCTTCAGATCATGTGAAGCTTGTATTATGCTTGGAAAATGAACCTTCCGGTTGCCTGGAAAACCATGATGATGCGTTACCACCAGCGCAGTTTGTATCAAATGGTTGCGAACGCAGCATCCTTGGGAATGCTGAAAACCGGCTAGTGGGAGTGGGCCTTGAGCCCTCAACCACAGGAGCTGCTAAAACCAAGTTCAAGGGGAAGCCAGAAAAGGGTTATAGACTAAAGTATATACCAAAGCAGAGAAATTGTACTTGA
- the LOC122064763 gene encoding uncharacterized protein LOC122064763, with the protein MSGGVGPTVSDIRLTKEEEAAEGKGHLKSQKQSTRRGFLSFRQLNALAIIVVFSASGMVGIADLAFTVLSLIYVFFLSKVAFPLLGSSPDPPVFGQSNKTLNLYVSFAAVIGLFLPIAYIFEGILEGDKEGIKAAAPHVFLLASQVFMEGLTFSAGLSLPIRAFVPVFYNSMRIFTLFDWLKSEIEKVGEGSGGSVRRVYFGRALAVANLGFWCFNLFGFLLPVYLPLALKKYYGYKEKI; encoded by the coding sequence ATGTCTGGGGGAGTTGGTCCAACAGTTAGCGATATCCGTcttaccaaagaagaagaagcagcagaaGGAAAAGGGCATCTGAAATCGCAAAAACAGAGCACCCGTAGAGGTTTCTTATCATTTCGACAACTCAATGCTCTCGCCATTATAGTCGTCTTCTCAGCAAGTGGAATGGTAGGCATAGCAGATTTAGCTTTCACAGTCTTGAGCCTTATCTATGTGTTCTTCCTGTCAAAAGTCGCCTTCCCTCTTCTGGGTTCTTCCCCTGACCCTCCAGTTTTTGGTCAGAGCAATAAAACTCTGAATCTCTACGTCTCCTTCGCAGCCGTGATTGGGCTTTTCCTCCCAATTGCTTACATCTTCGAGGGAATCTTGGAAGGCGATAAAGAGGGTATCAAAGCAGCCGCTCCTCATGTCTTCCTTCTAGCCAGCCAAGTTTTTATGGAAGGTTTAACATTCAGTGCCGGATTATCGCTTCCGATCAGGGCTTTTGTGCCGGTGTTCTACAATTCGATGAGGATTTTCACGCTTTTCGATTGGTTGAAGTCTGAGATCGAAAAAGTGGGTGAAGGGTCTGGTGGATCGGTCAGGAGAGTTTATTTTGGAAGAGCACTTGCAGTGGCAAATCTTGGGTTTTGGTGCTTTAATCTGTTTGGCTTCTTGTTGCCCGTTTACCTCCCTCTAGCTTTAAAGAAATATTATGGGTACAAGGAGAAGATTTGA
- the LOC122071282 gene encoding uncharacterized protein LOC122071282 isoform X3 has translation MPAAKLRGFSSPDTMMSEQKGGKPEEGNDSLDNFIRQAIGKEPFLSFSRAGDSPVQWIQLLHALDQQDLPGWPLLSPSKVPMQKCEKCSREFCSPINYRRHIRVHRRSLNIDKDSPKNRDILGAFWDKLSLDDAKEIVSFKNVMLEEVPGSSIIRALTSLVRKPGFSSLPQVHVKAGAALLDVVQGRPSRFPISSQELFSILDDASEKTFLCAGTALSLQKFVFDGEAAKIGLEMKNLVACTSFLVEQKLVIAWLADKDAEALRCQKLLVEEEEAAQRRQAELLERRRLKKLRQKEQKSRDQTDGDKEDSRDGSPDNLDEIVSSTGKINQEAAFDIHSQEGQIDPVLPYLEPVRHLKPDVEADIGGQTGFTDPDIEMGYGDVSTANCQNVDQKTQQGGSRRQPIVARRQLLKPQRNISNGLHSGQNVLKSGGVQKHGVYRDQRTASLANGHKVWTRKTKSEAEGEVLNSRLQRELVDQSDQNDNCEVLIGSISVTLGDCGSQRQGETATAAVDQCTAEPPPKRSHILEKLIKADSCQGGTNRLMVKLWRPVGRYEAGGSTNIQGDKREDEADMISCPFTNRNPSSESYLSHGVMNDSSSGSRNDSPMLLEDNADSRGLTLFSSRAAEAFLAQRWKEAIASDHVKLVLCLENEPSGCLENHDDALPPAQFVSNGCERSILGNAENRLVGVGLEPSTTGAAKTKFKGKPEKGYRLKYIPKQRNCT, from the exons ATGCCAGCAGCAAAATTAAGGGGATTTAGCTCTCCAGATACGATGATGTCTGAGCAGAAAGGAGGGAAACCAGAGGAAGGAAATGATTCCCTTGACAATTTTATCAGACAAGCAATAGGAAAAgaaccatttctttctttttcaagggCTGGTGACAGCCCAGTCCAGTGGATTCAGTTACTTCACGCTTTAGACCAGCAAG ATCTTCCAGGATGGCCCTTGTTGTCTCCTTCTAAGGTGCCGATGCAAAAATGTGAAAAGTGTTCCCGGGAATTCTGTTCGCCCATCAACTACCGAAGGCATATACGCGTGCACCGCCGGTCTTTGAACATTGATAAG GATTCTCCCAAAAATAGAGATATCTTGGGTGCATTTTGGGATAAG ctctccttggatgatgccaaagAAATAGTTTCATTCAAGAATGTGATGCTGGAG GAAGTTCCTGGATCTTCAATTATAAGAGCACTGACATCACTTGTCCGGAAACCGGGGTTTTCTTCACTGCCGCAAGTTCATGTAAAGGCTGGTGCAGCACTTCTG GATGTCGTCCAAGGTAGACCGTCCAGGTTTCCTATATCTTCTCAAGAACTGTTCAGTATACTAGATGATGCAAGTGAAAAGACCTTCTTGTGTGCTGGCACAGCTTTGTCCCTGCAAAAATTTGTATTTGATGGAGAAGCTGCAAAGATTGGTCTTGAGATGAAGAATTTAGTTGCTTGCACTAGTTTCCTGGTGGAACAGAAActg GTTATAGCATGGCTTGCTGATAAGGATGCAGAAGCCTTGAGGTGTCAGAAATTACTTGTGGAGGAAGAGGAAGCTGCTCAGAGAAG GCAAGCTGAACTCTTGGAAAGGAGGCGGCTGAAGAAGCTTAGACAGAAGGAGCAGAAATCAAGGGATCAAACTGATGGGGACAAGGAAGATTCTAGGGATGGTTCCCCGGATAACTTGGATGAAATAGTTTCTTCCACAGGAAAGATCAACCAGGAGGCGGCCTTTGACATCCATTCTCAGGAAGGACAGATAGATCCTGTTTTGCCTTACCTTGAGCCGGTTCGACATCTAAAGCCTGATGTGGAAGCAGACATAGGAGGTCAGACCGGATTTACTGATCCCGACATTGAGATGGGTTATGGAGACGTGAGTACAGCCAATTGTCAGAATGTTGACCAGAAAACGCAGCAGGGGGGTAGCAGGCGGCAACCAATTGTTGCTAGAAGGCAGCTTCTGAAGCCACAAAGGAACATTTCAAATGGTTTGCATTCAGGCCAAAATGTATTGAAATCAGGAGGGGTGCAGAAGCATGGGGTTTACAGGGACCAGAGAACTGCTTCTTTGGCCAATGGTCATAAAGTATGGACTCGGAAAACCAAGTCCGAAGCTGAAGGAGAGGTTTTGAATTCAAGACTACAAAGAGAGTTGGTAGATCAGTCAGATCAAAACGATAACTGTGAGGTATTGATAGGTTCCATCTCTGTCACACTTGGAGATTGTGGTAGCCAGCGTCAGGGTGAAACTGCGACTGCTGCTGTTGATCAGTGTACAGCAGAACCACCACCAAAGCGGAGCCACATCCTAGAGAAGCTGATCAAGGCCGATTCATGTCAAGGGGGCACCAACCGTCTGATGGTCAAGCTTTGGAGGCCAGTTGGAAGGTATGAAGCTGGGGGTTCCACAAATATTCAAGGTGATAAGAGAGAAGATGAAGCAGACATGATTTCCTGCCCATTCACGAACAGAAATCCCTCCAGTGAGAGTTACCTCAGCCATGGTGTGATGAATGATAGTAGCTCCGGGAGTAGGAATGATTCTCCCATGCTGCTGGAAGATAATGCAGATTCTAGAGGGCTGACGTTGTTCTCCAGTCGTGCCGCAGAAGCTTTTCTTGCTCAGA GATGGAAGGAGGCGATTGCTTCAGATCATGTGAAGCTTGTATTATGCTTGGAAAATGAACCTTCCGGTTGCCTGGAAAACCATGATGATGCGTTACCACCAGCGCAGTTTGTATCAAATGGTTGCGAACGCAGCATCCTTGGGAATGCTGAAAACCGGCTAGTGGGAGTGGGCCTTGAGCCCTCAACCACAGGAGCTGCTAAAACCAAGTTCAAGGGGAAGCCAGAAAAGGGTTATAGACTAAAGTATATACCAAAGCAGAGAAATTGTACTTGA
- the LOC122094372 gene encoding uncharacterized protein LOC122094372 → MATEEPKDLLKGVDWKTVGGGSVDGSSGGPVVKKRLPKKIRQVPDYYFLPRRSLPSAIALYGAICVAGVGAGMLVEMWINKKIKEDGGVIWELDK, encoded by the exons ATGGCAACTGAGGAGCCCAAAGACTTACTAAAGGGTGTGGATTGGAAAACTGTGGGTGGTGGTTCGGTTGATGGATCAAGTGGTGGACCCGTTGTGAAGAAACGACTCCCCAAAAAAATAAGGCAAGTCCCAGACTACTATTTCCTTCCCCGAAGATCCTTACCCTCTGCCATTGCCCTCTATGGAGCAATCTGTGTTGCTGGAGTTGGTGCCGGGATGTTGGTGGAAATGTGGATaaacaagaaaatcaaag AAGATGGAGGGGTCATTTGGGAGTTGGATAAGTAA
- the LOC122071282 gene encoding uncharacterized protein LOC122071282 isoform X2, with the protein MPAAKLRGFSSPDTMMSEQKGGKPEEGNDSLDNFIRQAIGKEPFLSFSRAGDSPVQWIQLLHALDQQGTNKLSKGPKVNNTIEGKKHHLEHCNGVGSYSYDTSGIKDSVHPIKRSGVPVEGTKSASEHLQTLKIPEAVVAFAQAAARANDLPGWPLLSPSKVPMQKCEKCSREFCSPINYRRHIRVHRRSLNIDKDSPKNRDILGAFWDKLSLDDAKEIVSFKNVMLEEVPGSSIIRALTSLVRKPGFSSLPQVHVKAGAALLDVVQGRPSRFPISSQELFSILDDASEKTFLCAGTALSLQKFVFDGEAAKIGLEMKNLVACTSFLVEQKLVIAWLADKDAEALRCQKLLVEEEEAAQRRQAELLERRRLKKLRQKEQKSRDQTDGDKEDSRDGSPDNLDEIVSSTGKINQEAAFDIHSQEGQIDPVLPYLEPVRHLKPDVEADIGGQTGFTDPDIEMGYGDVSTANCQNVDQKTQQGGSRRQPIVARRQLLKPQRNISNGLHSGQNVLKSGGVQKHGVYRDQRTASLANGHKVWTRKTKSEAEGEVLNSRLQRELVDQSDQNDNCEVLIGSISVTLGDCGSQRQGETATAAVDQCTAEPPPKRSHILEKLIKADSCQGGTNRLMVKLWRPVGRYEAGGSTNIQGDKREDEADMISCPFTNRNPSSESYLSHGVMNDSSSGSRNDSPMLLEDNADSRGLTLFSSRAAEAFLAQRWKEAIASDHVKLVLCLENEPSGCLENHDDALPPAQFVSNGCERSILGNAENRLVGVGLEPSTTGAAKTKFKGKPEKGYRLKYIPKQRNCT; encoded by the exons ATGCCAGCAGCAAAATTAAGGGGATTTAGCTCTCCAGATACGATGATGTCTGAGCAGAAAGGAGGGAAACCAGAGGAAGGAAATGATTCCCTTGACAATTTTATCAGACAAGCAATAGGAAAAgaaccatttctttctttttcaagggCTGGTGACAGCCCAGTCCAGTGGATTCAGTTACTTCACGCTTTAGACCAGCAAGGTACTAACAAGCTCTCTAAAGGTCCAAAGGTTAACAACACGATAGAAGGGAAGAAGCATCATTTGGAGCATTGTAATGGTGTTGGTTCATATTCGTACGATACTAGTGGGATTAAGGATTCTGTTCACCCTATAAAACGCAGTGGAGTTCCTGTAGAAGGGACGAAAAGTGCGTCTGAACACTTGCAAACTCTTAAAATCCCCGAGGCTGTTGTTGCCTTTGCTCAGGCAGCTGCTAGGGCCAATG ATCTTCCAGGATGGCCCTTGTTGTCTCCTTCTAAGGTGCCGATGCAAAAATGTGAAAAGTGTTCCCGGGAATTCTGTTCGCCCATCAACTACCGAAGGCATATACGCGTGCACCGCCGGTCTTTGAACATTGATAAG GATTCTCCCAAAAATAGAGATATCTTGGGTGCATTTTGGGATAAG ctctccttggatgatgccaaagAAATAGTTTCATTCAAGAATGTGATGCTGGAG GAAGTTCCTGGATCTTCAATTATAAGAGCACTGACATCACTTGTCCGGAAACCGGGGTTTTCTTCACTGCCGCAAGTTCATGTAAAGGCTGGTGCAGCACTTCTG GATGTCGTCCAAGGTAGACCGTCCAGGTTTCCTATATCTTCTCAAGAACTGTTCAGTATACTAGATGATGCAAGTGAAAAGACCTTCTTGTGTGCTGGCACAGCTTTGTCCCTGCAAAAATTTGTATTTGATGGAGAAGCTGCAAAGATTGGTCTTGAGATGAAGAATTTAGTTGCTTGCACTAGTTTCCTGGTGGAACAGAAActg GTTATAGCATGGCTTGCTGATAAGGATGCAGAAGCCTTGAGGTGTCAGAAATTACTTGTGGAGGAAGAGGAAGCTGCTCAGAGAAG GCAAGCTGAACTCTTGGAAAGGAGGCGGCTGAAGAAGCTTAGACAGAAGGAGCAGAAATCAAGGGATCAAACTGATGGGGACAAGGAAGATTCTAGGGATGGTTCCCCGGATAACTTGGATGAAATAGTTTCTTCCACAGGAAAGATCAACCAGGAGGCGGCCTTTGACATCCATTCTCAGGAAGGACAGATAGATCCTGTTTTGCCTTACCTTGAGCCGGTTCGACATCTAAAGCCTGATGTGGAAGCAGACATAGGAGGTCAGACCGGATTTACTGATCCCGACATTGAGATGGGTTATGGAGACGTGAGTACAGCCAATTGTCAGAATGTTGACCAGAAAACGCAGCAGGGGGGTAGCAGGCGGCAACCAATTGTTGCTAGAAGGCAGCTTCTGAAGCCACAAAGGAACATTTCAAATGGTTTGCATTCAGGCCAAAATGTATTGAAATCAGGAGGGGTGCAGAAGCATGGGGTTTACAGGGACCAGAGAACTGCTTCTTTGGCCAATGGTCATAAAGTATGGACTCGGAAAACCAAGTCCGAAGCTGAAGGAGAGGTTTTGAATTCAAGACTACAAAGAGAGTTGGTAGATCAGTCAGATCAAAACGATAACTGTGAGGTATTGATAGGTTCCATCTCTGTCACACTTGGAGATTGTGGTAGCCAGCGTCAGGGTGAAACTGCGACTGCTGCTGTTGATCAGTGTACAGCAGAACCACCACCAAAGCGGAGCCACATCCTAGAGAAGCTGATCAAGGCCGATTCATGTCAAGGGGGCACCAACCGTCTGATGGTCAAGCTTTGGAGGCCAGTTGGAAGGTATGAAGCTGGGGGTTCCACAAATATTCAAGGTGATAAGAGAGAAGATGAAGCAGACATGATTTCCTGCCCATTCACGAACAGAAATCCCTCCAGTGAGAGTTACCTCAGCCATGGTGTGATGAATGATAGTAGCTCCGGGAGTAGGAATGATTCTCCCATGCTGCTGGAAGATAATGCAGATTCTAGAGGGCTGACGTTGTTCTCCAGTCGTGCCGCAGAAGCTTTTCTTGCTCAGA GATGGAAGGAGGCGATTGCTTCAGATCATGTGAAGCTTGTATTATGCTTGGAAAATGAACCTTCCGGTTGCCTGGAAAACCATGATGATGCGTTACCACCAGCGCAGTTTGTATCAAATGGTTGCGAACGCAGCATCCTTGGGAATGCTGAAAACCGGCTAGTGGGAGTGGGCCTTGAGCCCTCAACCACAGGAGCTGCTAAAACCAAGTTCAAGGGGAAGCCAGAAAAGGGTTATAGACTAAAGTATATACCAAAGCAGAGAAATTGTACTTGA